From Priestia filamentosa, a single genomic window includes:
- a CDS encoding MmgE/PrpD family protein, with product MEITKKLSELVYSSYPLKDKRALEMAKLGVIDYLASSFAARDDEGVQKLLKLIEEEGGYQNVPIIGQNKKANFLQSALINGFLGHALDYDDVHSDVRGHPSTVILPALLSLSSCENVSGERFLSAYVIGVEVMARLGQAIGSDHYIKGWHNTATLGTIAASIACGYLKNVSVETFQKVIGFAATQTGGMRAQFGTETKPLHAGFAARNALQALKLAEINFGGTKSALDGDSGFFALYGEDPAPSALLFSRWGEEWKIYSPGLWFKIYPFCSAAHHAADAAVRLSYKNEFRIEDVTNVKISFPKGGDAALVEQNPQTGEQGRFSVEYVVALALHKKALGLENFKNKCIDSSIKTFLPRIERVYREDVEPSPTAVPKGRFTIVEVEANGATFTERVDLPKGAPGNGLTFEELQEKMSSALQDEEKTVKIVDEIQQLERSQTMGKLLDVL from the coding sequence ATGGAAATAACAAAAAAACTATCCGAGCTTGTATATTCTTCATACCCGCTTAAAGATAAAAGAGCGCTAGAAATGGCGAAGCTTGGGGTAATTGACTATCTTGCTTCAAGCTTTGCAGCCCGAGATGACGAAGGAGTTCAAAAGCTGTTAAAACTTATTGAAGAAGAGGGCGGTTATCAGAACGTCCCCATTATCGGTCAGAACAAAAAAGCAAACTTTTTGCAAAGTGCTTTAATAAATGGTTTTCTCGGTCATGCGCTTGATTACGACGATGTTCACTCAGATGTAAGAGGGCACCCAAGCACTGTTATCTTACCAGCGCTTTTGTCTCTTTCCTCTTGTGAAAATGTAAGTGGGGAACGTTTCTTGAGTGCTTATGTGATAGGTGTAGAAGTTATGGCGAGATTAGGGCAAGCCATTGGCAGTGATCACTATATTAAAGGGTGGCATAATACAGCAACGCTTGGAACAATTGCTGCAAGTATAGCATGTGGATATTTAAAAAATGTTTCTGTAGAAACATTTCAAAAAGTTATCGGCTTTGCAGCAACGCAGACGGGGGGAATGAGGGCTCAGTTTGGAACAGAAACAAAGCCCCTTCATGCAGGATTTGCAGCACGTAATGCTTTGCAAGCTTTAAAACTTGCAGAAATCAATTTTGGAGGAACAAAAAGCGCATTAGATGGCGATAGCGGTTTCTTTGCTCTCTATGGGGAAGATCCTGCTCCTTCAGCTCTTCTCTTCTCACGTTGGGGAGAAGAGTGGAAAATTTATTCACCAGGTCTTTGGTTTAAGATTTATCCATTTTGTTCTGCTGCTCATCATGCAGCAGATGCTGCTGTTAGGCTTTCATATAAAAATGAATTTCGTATAGAAGATGTGACAAACGTTAAAATCTCTTTTCCGAAAGGAGGAGATGCTGCACTTGTAGAACAAAATCCGCAAACTGGTGAACAAGGTCGCTTTAGCGTTGAGTACGTTGTGGCGCTTGCTTTACATAAAAAAGCACTTGGACTAGAAAATTTTAAAAATAAATGCATTGATTCTAGCATCAAAACTTTTTTACCTCGTATTGAGAGGGTGTATAGAGAGGACGTAGAGCCTTCGCCAACTGCAGTTCCAAAAGGTCGCTTTACAATTGTTGAAGTTGAAGCAAACGGTGCTACTTTCACAGAACGTGTTGATCTTCCTAAAGGAGCGCCTGGAAATGGATTAACTTTTGAAGAACTACAAGAGAAAATGTCCAGTGCTTTGCAAGATGAAGAAAAAACAGTGAAAATAGTAGATGAAATTCAACAGCTTGAGAGAAGTCAAACAATGGGGAAGCTTCTTGACGTATTATAA
- a CDS encoding transporter substrate-binding domain-containing protein, translating into MKKLLTLVTVVLLSVALAACGNSSDEKSKGSDEKVIKVGATGQSFPNAYQEDGKLVGYDVEVMNTIAKNLGYKVEWTKTDFSGLMGQLNSGRIDTVANAVAVTAEREKMYKFTDPYSYIGTQIVTGKDNKNVTQIDDLKGKTVAGVLGSNHVEKLQEYNTKNKMNLNIKTYETREGAMNDVELGRIDGYVNSGSVLSAEINKHDFKAKLVGKPIDEDATAFPFQKDNDELREKVNKELQKLKEDGTLEKLSQKYFGTNTVESQTK; encoded by the coding sequence ATGAAAAAGCTATTAACGCTTGTTACTGTAGTTCTCTTATCTGTTGCACTTGCTGCGTGCGGAAATTCTTCAGATGAGAAAAGCAAAGGTTCGGATGAAAAAGTAATTAAAGTTGGAGCAACAGGTCAAAGTTTTCCCAACGCATATCAAGAAGATGGTAAACTTGTTGGTTATGATGTAGAGGTAATGAACACAATTGCTAAAAATCTTGGATACAAAGTAGAATGGACAAAAACAGATTTTAGTGGTCTAATGGGACAGCTGAACTCAGGTCGAATTGATACCGTTGCAAATGCGGTAGCAGTAACAGCTGAGCGTGAAAAAATGTATAAATTTACTGATCCATACTCTTATATTGGAACACAAATTGTTACAGGCAAGGATAATAAGAACGTAACTCAAATTGATGATTTAAAAGGAAAAACAGTTGCTGGTGTCTTAGGTTCTAACCATGTTGAAAAGCTTCAAGAGTATAATACAAAAAATAAAATGAACCTTAACATCAAAACGTATGAAACGCGTGAAGGAGCAATGAACGATGTTGAATTGGGCCGTATTGACGGATATGTAAACTCAGGTTCTGTTCTTTCAGCTGAAATTAATAAACATGATTTCAAAGCAAAGCTTGTTGGAAAGCCAATTGATGAGGATGCAACTGCATTTCCTTTCCAAAAAGATAACGATGAGTTAAGAGAAAAAGTAAACAAAGAGCTCCAGAAACTTAAAGAAGATGGCACATTAGAAAAACTTTCTCAAAAATACTTTGGTACAAACACTGTTGAAAGTCAAACAAAATAA
- a CDS encoding sulfotransferase: MSEKTFIISAGRSGSTALSNCINMHPHLLSLSEFFMSIHFQASQEDKWIGLSDKVWDGEKFWSFLSEKAPNLIPFYMKKGVSFKEFLYNITETSKFNEKTGIPGIMSMPLPHITNDPDSLFEEMETVVKHFPKDHLSNQYNRLFSWLLNKFQKEVWVERSGLSILFVDRLLKMFPDAKFVFLYRDVRENIMAFNRFQGFKLGMAFKQAFEETGLKPSDHNTRPEDFGDLSWLHPDQFSVEKLNKFEIPFQTFGAELASAVLHTEEILAKLPSHQVHHLCYEKLVKNPKDNLKQLITFINNGWDEKTDDIWVEKAAPTFRAKPDTWPTLPEEKKKELQNICEPALKKLNYT, translated from the coding sequence ATGAGTGAGAAAACATTTATTATTTCAGCTGGAAGAAGTGGGTCAACAGCTCTTTCTAATTGCATTAACATGCACCCACACCTTTTAAGCTTATCAGAATTTTTTATGTCGATTCATTTTCAAGCAAGTCAAGAAGATAAGTGGATTGGCCTTTCAGATAAGGTATGGGATGGAGAAAAGTTTTGGAGCTTTTTATCTGAAAAAGCACCGAACCTTATTCCTTTCTATATGAAGAAAGGTGTTTCATTCAAAGAATTTCTGTACAACATAACTGAAACGTCAAAATTCAACGAAAAAACAGGCATACCTGGGATTATGTCAATGCCATTGCCACACATTACAAATGATCCTGATTCTCTTTTTGAGGAAATGGAAACCGTTGTTAAGCATTTTCCTAAAGATCATCTTTCAAATCAATATAATCGGTTATTTTCCTGGCTTTTAAACAAATTTCAAAAAGAGGTATGGGTTGAACGCTCTGGTTTATCCATTCTCTTTGTAGATCGACTTCTTAAGATGTTTCCAGATGCAAAGTTTGTTTTTCTGTATCGAGACGTCAGAGAAAATATTATGGCATTTAATCGTTTTCAAGGATTTAAGCTTGGCATGGCATTTAAACAAGCTTTTGAAGAAACAGGCTTAAAGCCATCAGATCATAACACCCGACCTGAAGATTTCGGGGACCTTTCATGGCTTCATCCAGATCAGTTTAGTGTTGAAAAATTAAATAAATTTGAGATTCCTTTTCAAACGTTCGGTGCTGAGCTCGCTTCTGCTGTTCTTCACACAGAGGAAATACTTGCTAAGCTCCCTTCTCATCAAGTGCATCACCTGTGCTACGAAAAGCTTGTAAAAAACCCCAAAGACAACTTAAAACAACTTATTACATTCATAAATAACGGCTGGGATGAGAAAACAGACGATATTTGGGTCGAAAAAGCAGCACCAACATTCCGCGCCAAGCCTGATACATGGCCAACTCTACCAGAAGAAAAGAAAAAAGAACTACAAAATATTTGTGAACCAGCGTTAAAAAAACTCAACTATACGTAA
- the map gene encoding type I methionyl aminopeptidase → MITLKSAREINLMHEAGKLLASCHKEIAKMIKPGVTTLEIERFVEGFLKKHGATAEQKGYKGYKYATCASINDEICHGFPRKQPLKDGDIVTIDMVVNLNGSLADSAWTYEVGNTDEKTKHLLEVAKESLYKGIEVAQAGNRLGDIGHAIQSYAEGEGFSVVRDFTGHGIGPTIHEPPHVAHYGPKGKGPRLKEGMVITIEPMINEGTWQAKMDDNGWTARTVDGKLSAQYEHTIAITKEGPILLTNQD, encoded by the coding sequence ATGATTACTTTAAAATCAGCGAGAGAAATTAACTTAATGCATGAAGCGGGAAAGCTGTTAGCTTCTTGTCATAAAGAAATTGCAAAAATGATTAAACCGGGCGTAACAACGTTAGAAATTGAACGTTTTGTTGAAGGGTTCCTAAAAAAGCATGGGGCAACAGCTGAACAAAAAGGATACAAAGGTTATAAATATGCAACATGCGCATCTATTAATGATGAGATTTGTCACGGTTTTCCGCGCAAACAACCATTAAAAGATGGAGATATTGTTACGATTGATATGGTTGTAAACTTAAACGGAAGTCTAGCGGATTCTGCTTGGACATATGAAGTTGGAAATACAGATGAAAAAACAAAACATCTTTTAGAAGTTGCAAAAGAATCTTTATATAAAGGAATTGAAGTAGCACAAGCAGGGAATCGTTTAGGTGACATTGGCCACGCTATTCAGTCTTATGCAGAGGGAGAAGGCTTTTCTGTTGTAAGAGATTTCACAGGTCATGGCATTGGACCAACAATTCACGAACCACCCCACGTTGCTCATTACGGTCCAAAAGGAAAAGGTCCACGCTTAAAAGAAGGAATGGTTATTACAATCGAGCCAATGATTAATGAAGGAACATGGCAGGCGAAAATGGACGATAATGGTTGGACAGCGCGAACTGTAGATGGCAAGCTATCTGCTCAATATGAACACACTATTGCTATTACAAAAGAAGGTCCTATCTTATTAACAAATCAAGATTAA
- a CDS encoding pyridoxamine 5'-phosphate oxidase family protein, producing the protein MTLLFSQKVKTERELLALIGEPNEMARKKVINYIDQHCRDFIERSPFLILSSSNGSCCDASPRGDSPGFVSILDNNYLLIPERRGNKRMDSLRNILKNPYVGLLFLIPGMGETLRVNGKATLVKDEELLKQLEVEGKVPLIGILVEVEECFIHCAKAFKRSSLWEPEHWPKKYPSAAKILAHHVKLPNTTEESIQKSLQEGYEKRLY; encoded by the coding sequence ATGACGTTGCTTTTCTCGCAGAAAGTTAAGACAGAAAGAGAGCTTTTAGCTCTTATTGGTGAACCAAATGAAATGGCTCGTAAGAAAGTGATTAATTACATTGATCAACACTGTCGTGATTTTATTGAGCGGTCACCGTTTCTTATCTTATCTTCTTCAAATGGGAGTTGTTGTGACGCCTCTCCACGAGGTGATTCACCTGGGTTTGTTTCTATTTTAGATAACAATTATTTATTAATTCCTGAACGAAGAGGAAATAAACGAATGGATTCGCTCCGTAACATTTTAAAAAATCCTTACGTTGGCCTCCTGTTCCTTATCCCAGGAATGGGAGAAACCCTACGTGTAAACGGAAAAGCAACTTTAGTAAAAGATGAAGAATTACTTAAACAACTAGAAGTAGAAGGAAAAGTCCCGCTTATCGGTATTTTAGTTGAAGTTGAAGAATGTTTTATTCATTGTGCGAAAGCCTTTAAGAGGTCTTCTCTTTGGGAACCTGAACATTGGCCTAAAAAATATCCATCAGCAGCTAAAATATTAGCACATCATGTTAAGCTTCCTAATACCACAGAAGAAAGCATTCAAAAAAGCCTTCAAGAAGGCTATGAAAAGCGACTATATTAA
- a CDS encoding MFS transporter — MNPSENMSTKRITSNIFKGSVGNLIEWYDWYVYSAFAIYFSSQFFPQGSSTSQLLNTAAIFAVGFLMRPLGSLIFGRYADKYGRRAALTLSITIMASGSLIIACTPSYESIGIFSPIILVLARLLQGLSLGGEYGTSATYLSEMASSGRRGFYSSFQYVTLVGGQMTALGVQIILQNTLSESDMLAFGWRIPFVIGAIGALSVLWLRRTMDESEQFTKTKEKSKHPKEAGTLKQLMKHPKAVLTVVGLTLGGTVAFYTYTTYLQKFMINTTGLEKDVVSIINFVALLVFMILQPLAGALSDKIGRRPLLMFFGIAGTILTVPLFFLLQKTNSPIIAFLLMMGGLIMVTGYTSINAIVKAELFPTEIRALGVGFPYGVTVAVFGGTAEFIALGLKNVGVESLFFFYVAGCIAISFLVYWRMGESSKSSYIEKE; from the coding sequence ATGAATCCATCCGAAAATATGTCAACAAAACGTATCACAAGCAATATTTTTAAAGGCTCTGTCGGGAACTTAATTGAATGGTATGACTGGTATGTTTACTCAGCTTTTGCTATTTATTTTTCTTCTCAATTTTTCCCTCAAGGTAGCTCGACAAGTCAACTCTTAAACACAGCAGCCATTTTCGCTGTTGGGTTCCTTATGCGTCCGCTTGGAAGTTTAATTTTTGGACGCTATGCAGACAAGTATGGGAGACGAGCTGCATTAACGCTTTCCATCACAATTATGGCAAGTGGATCTTTGATTATCGCGTGTACACCGAGTTATGAAAGCATTGGAATATTTTCTCCTATTATCTTAGTATTGGCTCGTCTTCTTCAAGGGCTTTCACTTGGAGGAGAATATGGAACATCTGCCACATATCTCTCTGAGATGGCAAGCAGCGGACGCCGTGGCTTCTATTCAAGTTTTCAATATGTAACTCTTGTTGGTGGGCAAATGACCGCACTTGGCGTGCAAATTATTCTTCAAAATACGCTTTCTGAAAGCGATATGCTTGCTTTTGGATGGAGAATTCCGTTCGTTATTGGTGCTATTGGTGCCCTGAGTGTTCTTTGGCTCCGCCGGACAATGGATGAATCTGAACAGTTCACTAAAACAAAAGAGAAATCAAAACATCCTAAAGAAGCAGGAACGTTAAAACAACTAATGAAACATCCTAAAGCAGTCTTAACGGTTGTTGGACTAACGCTTGGTGGGACGGTTGCTTTTTATACATATACAACATACTTACAAAAATTCATGATTAACACAACAGGATTAGAAAAAGATGTTGTTAGTATTATTAACTTTGTTGCTCTTCTCGTTTTCATGATTTTACAGCCACTCGCGGGAGCACTTTCTGACAAAATTGGACGTCGCCCTCTGCTTATGTTTTTTGGAATCGCAGGAACGATTTTAACAGTCCCGCTTTTCTTTCTTCTCCAAAAGACAAACAGTCCTATCATAGCTTTTCTACTTATGATGGGGGGGCTGATAATGGTCACAGGCTACACGTCCATTAATGCCATTGTAAAAGCGGAACTTTTCCCAACAGAAATCCGTGCATTAGGAGTTGGCTTCCCGTACGGAGTCACAGTTGCCGTATTTGGTGGAACAGCAGAATTTATTGCCCTTGGATTAAAAAATGTTGGAGTTGAATCCCTTTTCTTCTTTTATGTTGCAGGATGTATCGCTATCAGTTTTCTTGTTTACTGGCGAATGGGTGAATCTTCTAAAAGCTCTTACATCGAAAAAGAATAA
- the helD gene encoding RNA polymerase recycling motor HelD — MEKSEERKFEEKRIERVKKEIERQLNTITSYSGDLKTDVVHLRKTFWDDVTVNIENDEDAVETLASIKQQAEMLSERERTHGQLHKRFKTLSRLKDAPYFGRIDFQEDGEKDKDIVYLGISSLMDEKQENFLIYDWRAPISSLYYDYSPGYAKYETVEGTIEGSMLLKRQFITKNGRITSMFDTGVTIGDELLKEVLGNNASTHMKTIVATIQKEQNALIRNEKSRYLIVQGAAGSGKTSAALQRVAYLLYRHLHHLTAENLMLFSPNPLFSSYVGTVLPELGEDNVKQTTYREYVEKEIGGRFKIENPFKQLEYVLTYEKNDFYEAKLAGIQYKATLSFQKLIDAYIDHLKEGDMIFKHIRFRGRMLIHAVKIKAYFYSLDSSISIPNRINLVVEWLLTELSKKEREEREEEWALEESELLETEDYVNVYDQLQREAEFSENTFNDFEREQKRLSRKIVKKYFKPLRAAVKKLRFIDDVALYKQLFKVNGLPVPENWEEIKAYTLKNLRKKYLPYEDTAPYIYFLGKLQGQRRNLLVQHLFIDEAQDYSPFQLMLFQKLFPRCQMTILGDKNQAIYAHAMNGETLLSPTLYKEEEREEMTLLKSYRSTREIVEFTKPLIHEGQKIEPFNRRGPKPLVSEVDDSSHHMKIADYVKGFIDKGHKTIAIICKTARESREAYEKLESLFHVQLMDEETYSFQKGTIVLPVYLAKGIEFDAVIVYDASSHKYAKEFERNLFYTACTRAMHELCICSRGPVSSFIQQANQDTYREE, encoded by the coding sequence ATGGAAAAAAGTGAAGAACGTAAATTTGAAGAAAAGAGAATAGAGAGAGTAAAAAAGGAAATTGAACGTCAGCTTAATACGATTACTTCTTATTCCGGAGACTTAAAAACAGATGTTGTCCATTTGCGCAAAACGTTTTGGGATGATGTGACAGTAAACATTGAGAATGATGAAGATGCTGTTGAAACGTTAGCAAGTATAAAGCAACAGGCTGAAATGCTTTCAGAGCGGGAGCGAACTCACGGTCAGTTACATAAAAGATTTAAAACTTTATCAAGATTAAAAGATGCTCCGTATTTTGGTCGAATTGATTTTCAAGAAGATGGAGAGAAAGACAAAGATATTGTGTATCTTGGCATTTCTTCTTTAATGGATGAAAAGCAAGAAAACTTTCTTATTTATGATTGGAGAGCTCCTATTTCAAGTCTTTATTATGATTATTCACCAGGCTATGCTAAGTATGAAACAGTCGAGGGAACTATTGAAGGCTCTATGTTGTTAAAACGACAATTCATTACAAAAAACGGTAGAATCACAAGTATGTTTGATACAGGAGTAACAATAGGGGACGAATTATTGAAAGAAGTGCTTGGAAACAATGCTTCAACACATATGAAGACGATTGTGGCTACGATTCAAAAAGAGCAGAATGCGCTCATTCGAAATGAAAAAAGTCGCTATTTAATTGTTCAAGGTGCAGCGGGAAGTGGGAAAACATCAGCTGCTCTTCAACGTGTAGCATATTTATTATATCGTCATCTTCACCATTTAACAGCTGAAAATCTTATGCTCTTTTCCCCAAATCCGCTTTTTAGCAGCTATGTTGGTACAGTGCTTCCAGAGCTTGGGGAAGATAATGTTAAACAAACCACATATCGTGAGTATGTTGAAAAAGAGATTGGCGGTCGTTTTAAAATAGAAAATCCATTCAAACAGCTTGAATATGTTTTAACATATGAGAAAAATGATTTTTATGAAGCAAAGTTAGCAGGCATTCAATATAAAGCAACGCTTTCGTTTCAAAAGCTTATTGATGCTTACATTGACCATCTTAAAGAAGGAGATATGATTTTTAAACATATTCGTTTTCGCGGTAGAATGCTCATTCATGCTGTTAAAATAAAAGCTTACTTTTATTCTCTTGATTCTTCAATATCTATTCCAAATCGAATTAACCTTGTTGTCGAGTGGCTTTTAACAGAGCTTTCAAAGAAAGAAAGAGAAGAAAGGGAAGAAGAATGGGCACTAGAGGAAAGTGAACTTTTAGAAACAGAAGATTACGTGAATGTCTATGATCAGCTCCAAAGAGAAGCGGAGTTCTCAGAAAATACGTTTAATGATTTTGAACGAGAGCAAAAGAGACTTTCTCGAAAGATTGTTAAAAAGTATTTTAAACCGCTAAGAGCGGCAGTGAAAAAATTAAGATTTATTGATGATGTTGCTCTTTATAAGCAATTATTCAAAGTGAATGGGCTTCCTGTTCCAGAAAATTGGGAGGAAATAAAAGCTTATACTTTAAAAAACTTACGTAAAAAGTATCTTCCGTATGAAGATACAGCTCCATATATATATTTCCTCGGAAAGCTTCAAGGACAAAGACGCAACCTTCTTGTTCAACATTTGTTCATTGATGAAGCACAAGACTACTCGCCGTTTCAGCTTATGCTGTTTCAAAAGCTTTTCCCAAGGTGCCAAATGACGATTTTAGGAGATAAAAATCAGGCGATTTATGCTCATGCGATGAATGGAGAAACATTGCTGTCACCGACTCTTTATAAAGAGGAAGAAAGAGAGGAAATGACGCTTTTAAAAAGCTATAGATCAACAAGAGAAATTGTGGAGTTTACAAAGCCGTTAATCCACGAAGGACAGAAGATAGAACCTTTTAACAGAAGAGGACCAAAACCTCTTGTTAGCGAAGTTGACGATTCTTCTCATCATATGAAAATTGCTGATTATGTGAAGGGTTTTATTGATAAGGGGCATAAGACAATCGCAATTATTTGTAAAACAGCTCGAGAAAGTCGCGAAGCTTATGAAAAATTAGAGAGTCTTTTTCACGTTCAGCTTATGGATGAGGAAACCTATTCTTTTCAAAAAGGAACGATTGTCTTACCTGTTTATTTAGCAAAAGGAATTGAATTTGATGCTGTGATTGTTTATGATGCATCTTCTCATAAGTACGCGAAAGAGTTTGAGAGAAATCTGTTTTATACTGCTTGTACAAGAGCAATGCACGAGCTTTGCATTTGTTCAAGAGGACCTGTTAGTTCATTTATTCAACAAGCAAATCAAGACACATACAGGGAAGAATAA
- a CDS encoding cell wall hydrolase, with protein sequence MGVVKATNAHIDLLARLLRAEAEGEGQQGMLLVGNVGINRIRANCSDFKGLRTIPQMIYQPHAFEAVTHGYFYQRAREKERRLARRVIGGEYLWPARYSLWYFRPEGDCPATWYDQPLVARFKSHCFYQPTAETCGSVFSTF encoded by the coding sequence ATGGGTGTTGTAAAAGCAACAAATGCACATATCGATCTTCTCGCTCGCTTACTTAGAGCAGAAGCGGAAGGTGAAGGACAACAAGGAATGCTTCTCGTTGGAAATGTCGGTATTAATCGAATTCGTGCAAACTGCTCTGATTTTAAAGGGCTTCGGACAATCCCTCAAATGATTTATCAGCCACATGCTTTTGAAGCTGTGACACACGGCTATTTTTATCAAAGAGCACGTGAAAAAGAAAGACGATTAGCTCGTCGCGTTATCGGCGGAGAATATTTATGGCCCGCTCGGTACAGCCTCTGGTATTTCCGCCCTGAAGGAGATTGCCCAGCAACATGGTACGACCAGCCGCTTGTTGCTCGCTTTAAGAGTCACTGCTTTTATCAACCAACAGCTGAAACATGCGGAAGTGTGTTTAGTACGTTTTAA
- the cspD gene encoding cold-shock protein CspD translates to MQNGKVKWFNADKGFGFIEVEGGDDVFVHFSAIQGEGFKTLEEGQEVTFDVEEGNRGPQATNVVKA, encoded by the coding sequence ATGCAAAACGGTAAAGTAAAATGGTTTAACGCAGACAAAGGTTTTGGATTCATCGAAGTTGAAGGTGGAGACGATGTATTCGTACATTTCTCAGCTATCCAAGGCGAAGGTTTCAAAACTTTAGAAGAAGGTCAAGAAGTTACTTTCGACGTTGAAGAAGGCAACCGCGGACCTCAAGCTACTAACGTAGTTAAAGCATAA
- a CDS encoding YitT family protein encodes MKRLLNVLLTCLLTGTGVIILNHSHVVTGGTAGLSLSLAYLSDVPFTILFFLINIPFYIFSFFKMGMKFTVTTICAVTLLSLITAVNPILPPFEIPSIVGAVIGGAVIGLGLSLLFINGASLGGFNIVTLYFQKQFQLNPGKVNFSLDFVVVLLSMYSIGIFKGLCSVVSIAVTSFIIGYFKRQIAASSKEQAIQPSIKMPFQHKAGA; translated from the coding sequence ATGAAAAGACTTTTAAACGTTTTACTCACTTGCCTTCTTACGGGAACAGGCGTTATTATTTTAAATCATTCTCATGTTGTAACAGGAGGCACTGCAGGTTTGTCGTTAAGCTTGGCGTATCTTTCCGACGTCCCTTTTACGATTTTATTTTTTCTTATTAACATTCCCTTTTACATTTTTTCCTTTTTTAAAATGGGCATGAAGTTTACAGTTACAACAATTTGTGCTGTAACACTGTTATCTTTAATAACAGCTGTTAACCCCATTCTTCCTCCTTTTGAGATTCCAAGCATCGTCGGGGCTGTAATTGGTGGAGCAGTAATTGGCCTCGGATTATCCCTTCTTTTTATAAATGGAGCTTCTCTTGGTGGATTTAATATTGTAACTCTTTATTTTCAAAAACAATTTCAACTAAACCCCGGAAAAGTAAATTTTTCACTTGATTTTGTTGTTGTTTTATTGAGTATGTATAGCATCGGAATTTTCAAAGGGCTATGTTCCGTTGTTTCTATTGCTGTGACCTCTTTTATCATAGGCTATTTCAAACGTCAAATCGCAGCTAGTAGCAAAGAACAAGCTATACAACCTTCGATAAAAATGCCTTTTCAACATAAAGCAGGAGCTTAA